A region of Syngnathoides biaculeatus isolate LvHL_M chromosome 20, ASM1980259v1, whole genome shotgun sequence DNA encodes the following proteins:
- the dclre1c gene encoding protein artemis isoform X2 encodes MSSFAGRMKEYPHISLDRFDHENLEARAYFLSHCHKDHMRGMKSPKMKRRLRASRRVKLYCSQVTKELLLSSPSHLFWEQFIVPLELESPTQISLVDDASGESEELTVTLLPAGHCPGSVMFLFEGCRGNVLYTGDFRLASGDAARMEHLHSGGRVKDIRSVYVDSTFFDPRFYQIPSREACVSAILRLVGDWIARGALHVVWLNCKAAYGYEYLFARLGEEFNTRVHVNSLRMFRRMPEILSYVTDRRRTQIHACRHRKDGADFCGERLPCGGASPGGAVPRVLSVKPSTMWFGERTRKTDVVVRSGSAAFRACFSFHSSYCEVKDFLCYLRPVQVFPNVVPMGRTLSEVTRMLQSTCREPPRENFAYRPLGVLKRSPATATPSDWDSDDDLFDADVPLRKKPTPGRHVPNEPGPRDTAPPAPAGDPPQPVRRDDHADLRCDYVDCTESNDDSEEDEESEEDEESGANTGSASVGPPKWEDFFVAEPPPDSQSQPCSAPSPAPAGLTGSQTPDAFSEREDDADDDFVLSLSASDRSSQNRDDSPPGSQLWSDFDVPCTPDSKRPAPEQLAPLYRKLAGGEDVFLS; translated from the exons ATGAGCTCGTTTGCGGGCCGAATGAAGGAATATCCTCACATTTCTCTCGATCGCTTCGACCACGAGAACTTGGAGGCGCGCGCCTACTTCCTGTCGCACTGTCACAAAG ATCACATGAGGGGGATGAAATCGCCCAAGATGAAGAGAAGACTGCGGGCCAG CCGTCGAGTGAAACTGTACTGCTCGCAAGTGACCAAAGAACTTCTGCTGAGCAGCCCAAGTCATCTCTTCTGGGAACAATTCATT GTTCCCTTGGAACTGGAGAGCCCCACGCAGATTTCGCTGGTGGACGACGCGTCGGGAGAG AGCGAAGAGCTGACGGTCACGTTGCTCCCCGCCGGGCACTGCCCCGGCTCCGTCAT GTTCCTGTTCGAAGGTTGCCGTGGAAACGTGCTGTACACGGGAGACTTCAGGCTGGCGTCGGGCGACGCGGCCAGGATGGAACATCTGCACTCGGGCGGCAG GGTCAAGGACATCCGGAGCGTCTACGTGGACTCCACCTTCTTCGACCCGCGATTCTACCAGATTCCTTCTCGG GAGGCGTGCGTGAGCGCCATCTTGCGTCTGGTGGGGGACTGGATCGCTCGCGGCGCCCTTCACGTGGTTTGGCTCAACTGCAAGGCGGCGTACGGCTACGAGTACTTGTTCGCCAGGCTGGGGGAAGAGTTCAACACGCGG GTGCACGTCAACAGCCTGCGAATGTTTCGGAGGATGCCGGAGATCCTGAGCTACGTGACCGACCGGCGCCGGACGCAGATCCACGCCTGCCGCCACCGCAAAGACGGCGCCGACTTTTGCGGCGAGCGGCTGCCGTGCGGCGGCGCGTCCCCGGGCGGGGCCGTCCCGCGCGTGCTCAGCGTCAAGCCGTCCACCATGTGGTTCGGAGAGCGCACCCGCAAAACCGACGTCGTCGTCAG ATCGGGAAGCGCCGCCTTCCGAGCCTGCTTCAGCTTCCACTCGTCCTACTGCGAG GTCAAAGACTTCCTGTGCTACCTGCGACCCGTCCAGGTGTTCCCCAACGTGGTGCCGATGGGGCGCACCCTCAGCGAGGTCACGCGCAT GCTCCAGAGCACGTGCAGGGAGCCGCCGCGGGAGAACTTCGCATACAGACCACTGGGGGTGCTCAAACGCAGCCCCGCCACCGCGACGCCGAGCG ACTGGGACAGCGACGACGACCTCTTTGACGCCGACGTTCCTCTGAGGAAGAAGCCGACGCCGGGTCGTCACGTCCCGAACG AGCCGGGACCGCGTGACACGGCGCCCCCTGCCCCCGCGGGGGACCCGCCGCAGCCCGTCCGTCGCGACGACCACGCGGACCTTCGGTGCGACTACGTGGACTGCACCGAATCCAACGACGATagcgaggaggatgaggagagtGAGGAAGACGAGGAGAGCGGCGCTAACACGGGAAGCGCCTCCGTCGGGCCGCCTAAATGGGAGGACTTCTTCGTCGCGGAGCCGCCGcccgacagccaatcgcagccctGCTCCGCCCCGAGCCCCGCCCCCGCCGGGCTGACGGGCTCGCAGACGCCCGACGCGTTCAGCGAGCGCGAAGATGACGCGGACGACGACTTCGTCCTCTCGCTGTCCGCCTCCGATCGTTCCTCGCAGAACCGAGACGACTCGCCCCCCGGGTCCCAGTTGTGGTCAGACTTTGACGTTCCCTGCACGCCGGACTCCAAAAGGCCGGCGCCGGAGCAGCTGGCGCCGCTCTACAGGAAGTTGGCGGGCGGGGAGGACGTTTTCCTGTCCTGA
- the dclre1c gene encoding protein artemis isoform X1, with protein MSSFAGRMKEYPHISLDRFDHENLEARAYFLSHCHKDHMRGMKSPKMKRRLRASRRVKLYCSQVTKELLLSSPSHLFWEQFIVPLELESPTQISLVDDASGESEELTVTLLPAGHCPGSVMFLFEGCRGNVLYTGDFRLASGDAARMEHLHSGGRCVSTLARVRVPPSRDGVCPQGQGHPERLRGLHLLRPAILPDSFSGGVRERHLASGGGLDRSRRPSRGLAQLQGGVRLRVLVRQAGGRVQHAGARQQPANVSEDAGDPELRDRPAPDADPRLPPPQRRRRLLRRAAAVRRRVPGRGRPARAQRQAVHHVVRRAHPQNRRRRQVTPALSDRLRRFGHDDDDDDDSFFLGCRSGSAAFRACFSFHSSYCEVKDFLCYLRPVQVFPNVVPMGRTLSEVTRMLQSTCREPPRENFAYRPLGVLKRSPATATPSDWDSDDDLFDADVPLRKKPTPGRHVPNEPGPRDTAPPAPAGDPPQPVRRDDHADLRCDYVDCTESNDDSEEDEESEEDEESGANTGSASVGPPKWEDFFVAEPPPDSQSQPCSAPSPAPAGLTGSQTPDAFSEREDDADDDFVLSLSASDRSSQNRDDSPPGSQLWSDFDVPCTPDSKRPAPEQLAPLYRKLAGGEDVFLS; from the exons ATGAGCTCGTTTGCGGGCCGAATGAAGGAATATCCTCACATTTCTCTCGATCGCTTCGACCACGAGAACTTGGAGGCGCGCGCCTACTTCCTGTCGCACTGTCACAAAG ATCACATGAGGGGGATGAAATCGCCCAAGATGAAGAGAAGACTGCGGGCCAG CCGTCGAGTGAAACTGTACTGCTCGCAAGTGACCAAAGAACTTCTGCTGAGCAGCCCAAGTCATCTCTTCTGGGAACAATTCATT GTTCCCTTGGAACTGGAGAGCCCCACGCAGATTTCGCTGGTGGACGACGCGTCGGGAGAG AGCGAAGAGCTGACGGTCACGTTGCTCCCCGCCGGGCACTGCCCCGGCTCCGTCAT GTTCCTGTTCGAAGGTTGCCGTGGAAACGTGCTGTACACGGGAGACTTCAGGCTGGCGTCGGGCGACGCGGCCAGGATGGAACATCTGCACTCGGGCGGCAGGTGCGTCTCCACGCTCGCGCGCGTCCGCGTCCCGCCGTCGCGTGACGGCGTTTGCCCGCAGGGTCAAGGACATCCGGAGCGTCTACGTGGACTCCACCTTCTTCGACCCGCGATTCTACCAGATTCCTTCTCGG GAGGCGTGCGTGAGCGCCATCTTGCGTCTGGTGGGGGACTGGATCGCTCGCGGCGCCCTTCACGTGGTTTGGCTCAACTGCAAGGCGGCGTACGGCTACGAGTACTTGTTCGCCAGGCTGGGGGAAGAGTTCAACACGCGG GTGCACGTCAACAGCCTGCGAATGTTTCGGAGGATGCCGGAGATCCTGAGCTACGTGACCGACCGGCGCCGGACGCAGATCCACGCCTGCCGCCACCGCAAAGACGGCGCCGACTTTTGCGGCGAGCGGCTGCCGTGCGGCGGCGCGTCCCCGGGCGGGGCCGTCCCGCGCGTGCTCAGCGTCAAGCCGTCCACCATGTGGTTCGGAGAGCGCACCCGCAAAACCGACGTCGTCGTCAGGTGACGCCCGCGCTCTCTGATCGGCTGAGACGCTTcggtcatgatgatgatgatgatgatgattctttttttttgggctgcagATCGGGAAGCGCCGCCTTCCGAGCCTGCTTCAGCTTCCACTCGTCCTACTGCGAG GTCAAAGACTTCCTGTGCTACCTGCGACCCGTCCAGGTGTTCCCCAACGTGGTGCCGATGGGGCGCACCCTCAGCGAGGTCACGCGCAT GCTCCAGAGCACGTGCAGGGAGCCGCCGCGGGAGAACTTCGCATACAGACCACTGGGGGTGCTCAAACGCAGCCCCGCCACCGCGACGCCGAGCG ACTGGGACAGCGACGACGACCTCTTTGACGCCGACGTTCCTCTGAGGAAGAAGCCGACGCCGGGTCGTCACGTCCCGAACG AGCCGGGACCGCGTGACACGGCGCCCCCTGCCCCCGCGGGGGACCCGCCGCAGCCCGTCCGTCGCGACGACCACGCGGACCTTCGGTGCGACTACGTGGACTGCACCGAATCCAACGACGATagcgaggaggatgaggagagtGAGGAAGACGAGGAGAGCGGCGCTAACACGGGAAGCGCCTCCGTCGGGCCGCCTAAATGGGAGGACTTCTTCGTCGCGGAGCCGCCGcccgacagccaatcgcagccctGCTCCGCCCCGAGCCCCGCCCCCGCCGGGCTGACGGGCTCGCAGACGCCCGACGCGTTCAGCGAGCGCGAAGATGACGCGGACGACGACTTCGTCCTCTCGCTGTCCGCCTCCGATCGTTCCTCGCAGAACCGAGACGACTCGCCCCCCGGGTCCCAGTTGTGGTCAGACTTTGACGTTCCCTGCACGCCGGACTCCAAAAGGCCGGCGCCGGAGCAGCTGGCGCCGCTCTACAGGAAGTTGGCGGGCGGGGAGGACGTTTTCCTGTCCTGA
- the dclre1c gene encoding protein artemis isoform X3: MAPTEKRLKRSLGTGEPHADFAGGRRVGRERRADGHVAPRRALPRLRHVPVRRLPWKRAVHGRLQAGVGRRGQDGTSALGRQGQGHPERLRGLHLLRPAILPDSFSGGVRERHLASGGGLDRSRRPSRGLAQLQGGVRLRVLVRQAGGRVQHAGARQQPANVSEDAGDPELRDRPAPDADPRLPPPQRRRRLLRRAAAVRRRVPGRGRPARAQRQAVHHVVRRAHPQNRRRRQVTPALSDRLRRFGHDDDDDDDSFFLGCRSGSAAFRACFSFHSSYCEVKDFLCYLRPVQVFPNVVPMGRTLSEVTRMLQSTCREPPRENFAYRPLGVLKRSPATATPSDWDSDDDLFDADVPLRKKPTPGRHVPNEPGPRDTAPPAPAGDPPQPVRRDDHADLRCDYVDCTESNDDSEEDEESEEDEESGANTGSASVGPPKWEDFFVAEPPPDSQSQPCSAPSPAPAGLTGSQTPDAFSEREDDADDDFVLSLSASDRSSQNRDDSPPGSQLWSDFDVPCTPDSKRPAPEQLAPLYRKLAGGEDVFLS, from the exons ATGGCTCCGACGGAAAAACGTTTGAAAC GTTCCCTTGGAACTGGAGAGCCCCACGCAGATTTCGCTGGTGGACGACGCGTCGGGAGAG AGCGAAGAGCTGACGGTCACGTTGCTCCCCGCCGGGCACTGCCCCGGCTCCGTCAT GTTCCTGTTCGAAGGTTGCCGTGGAAACGTGCTGTACACGGGAGACTTCAGGCTGGCGTCGGGCGACGCGGCCAGGATGGAACATCTGCACTCGGGCGGCAG GGTCAAGGACATCCGGAGCGTCTACGTGGACTCCACCTTCTTCGACCCGCGATTCTACCAGATTCCTTCTCGG GAGGCGTGCGTGAGCGCCATCTTGCGTCTGGTGGGGGACTGGATCGCTCGCGGCGCCCTTCACGTGGTTTGGCTCAACTGCAAGGCGGCGTACGGCTACGAGTACTTGTTCGCCAGGCTGGGGGAAGAGTTCAACACGCGG GTGCACGTCAACAGCCTGCGAATGTTTCGGAGGATGCCGGAGATCCTGAGCTACGTGACCGACCGGCGCCGGACGCAGATCCACGCCTGCCGCCACCGCAAAGACGGCGCCGACTTTTGCGGCGAGCGGCTGCCGTGCGGCGGCGCGTCCCCGGGCGGGGCCGTCCCGCGCGTGCTCAGCGTCAAGCCGTCCACCATGTGGTTCGGAGAGCGCACCCGCAAAACCGACGTCGTCGTCAGGTGACGCCCGCGCTCTCTGATCGGCTGAGACGCTTcggtcatgatgatgatgatgatgatgattctttttttttgggctgcagATCGGGAAGCGCCGCCTTCCGAGCCTGCTTCAGCTTCCACTCGTCCTACTGCGAG GTCAAAGACTTCCTGTGCTACCTGCGACCCGTCCAGGTGTTCCCCAACGTGGTGCCGATGGGGCGCACCCTCAGCGAGGTCACGCGCAT GCTCCAGAGCACGTGCAGGGAGCCGCCGCGGGAGAACTTCGCATACAGACCACTGGGGGTGCTCAAACGCAGCCCCGCCACCGCGACGCCGAGCG ACTGGGACAGCGACGACGACCTCTTTGACGCCGACGTTCCTCTGAGGAAGAAGCCGACGCCGGGTCGTCACGTCCCGAACG AGCCGGGACCGCGTGACACGGCGCCCCCTGCCCCCGCGGGGGACCCGCCGCAGCCCGTCCGTCGCGACGACCACGCGGACCTTCGGTGCGACTACGTGGACTGCACCGAATCCAACGACGATagcgaggaggatgaggagagtGAGGAAGACGAGGAGAGCGGCGCTAACACGGGAAGCGCCTCCGTCGGGCCGCCTAAATGGGAGGACTTCTTCGTCGCGGAGCCGCCGcccgacagccaatcgcagccctGCTCCGCCCCGAGCCCCGCCCCCGCCGGGCTGACGGGCTCGCAGACGCCCGACGCGTTCAGCGAGCGCGAAGATGACGCGGACGACGACTTCGTCCTCTCGCTGTCCGCCTCCGATCGTTCCTCGCAGAACCGAGACGACTCGCCCCCCGGGTCCCAGTTGTGGTCAGACTTTGACGTTCCCTGCACGCCGGACTCCAAAAGGCCGGCGCCGGAGCAGCTGGCGCCGCTCTACAGGAAGTTGGCGGGCGGGGAGGACGTTTTCCTGTCCTGA
- the cpm gene encoding carboxypeptidase M isoform X2 produces the protein MRMKERRRARRRRSVPVERSSCLPRAGARRRRRPRRRRAEGAQERVDVAGPRTRSRHVTTLRPSSPPRPRRRRRAGLSLPQQQGDGELPPPDQRLQPGHCAPVQHRTLGRRSTAVGVGFGFEPPPSHSRHPRIQVLGRELLLQLVDDLVRSYRANETWSIQILNSTRIHFLPTMNPDGFDQADTNCHLSQGRFNRNGVDLNRNFPDAFSGPRGRPDADAANREAEVQAVIGWLKTETFVLSANLHGGALVASYAYDNSNGGGELVGRASLTPDDDVFVHLAKVYSRNHANMHQGGRCGDQGPFKDGITNGFQWYPLAGGMQDYNYVWAQCLEVTLEVSCCKFPPAQQLPVLWTHNRKSLLAFVRQVHLGVKGRVLDASGAGVQNAAVEVAGRRNVSPFRTDKRGEYYRLLLPGKYTFTVTYPGHEVLTETFSVPYGPDQNTALTHDFQLRRVTAATSDPALSSASSWSSAPGASSVLAVASLWMTLAFETLTGGRASLANKYS, from the exons ATGCGAATGAAGGAGCGCCGACGCGCCCGCAGGCGGCGCTCCGTCCCCGTCGAGCGGTCATCCTGTCTGCCGCGGGCGGGGGCGCGCCGTCGCAGGCGGCCCCGCCGACGCCGGGCTGAAGGAGCGCAGGAACGCGTGGACGTCGCCGGGCCGAGGACGCGAAGCAG GCATGTTACGACCCTtcgtccttcttctcctcctcgtccccgccgccgccgccgcgctggACTTTCGTTACCACAGCAACAGGGAGATGGCGAGTTACCTCCTCCGGATCAACGCCTCCAACCCGGACATTGCGCACCTGTACAGCATCGGACGCTCGGTCGCAG gtCAACAGCTGTGGGTGTTGGCTTTGGGTTTGAGCCCCCGCCATCACACTCTCGGCATCCCCGAATTCAA GTTTTGGGCCGTGAGCTGCTACTCCAGCTCGTGGATGACCTGGTGCGCAGCTACCGTGCCAACGAGACCTGGTCCATCCAGATATTGAACAGCACGCGCATCCACTTCCTGCCGACGATGAACCCGGACGGATTCGACCAGGCTGACACCAACTGTCACCTCAGCCAGGGAAG GTTCAACCGGAACGGAGTGGACCTGAACAGGAATTTCCCCGATGCCTTTTCCGGCCCGCGGGGGAGGCCCGACGCGGACGCCGCCAACAGAGAGGCTGAG GTTcaggctgtgattggctggttgaAGACGGAGACGTTCGTCCTCTCGGCCAACCTCCACGGCGGCGCCCTGGTGGCTAGCTACGCTTACGACAACAGTAACGGCG gCGGCGAGCTGGTGGGCCGGGCGAGCCTCACGCCCGACGACGACGTCTTTGTCCACCTGGCCAAGGTGTACTCGCGCAACCACGCTAACATGCACCAGGGGGGGCGCTGTGGAGACCAGGGACCATTCAAGGACGGCATCACCAACGGATTCCAGTGGTACCCGCTCGCAG GCGGCATGCAGGACTACAACTACGTGTGGGCGCAGTGCCTGGAGGTGACCTTGGAGGTGTCTTGCTGCAAGTTCCCCCCCGCCCAGCAACTTCCTGTCCTGTGGACGCACAACAGGAAGAGCCTGCTGGCCTTCGTCCGTCAGGTCCACTTGG GGGTCAAAGGCCGCGTGTTGGACGCGTCGGGAGCGGGGGTGCAGAACGCCGCGGTGGAGGTGGCCGGCCGCCGCAACGTGTCCCCGTTCAGGACGGACAAACGCGGAGAATACTACCGCCTGCTTCTGCCGGGGAAATACACGTTCACG GTGACGTATCCCGGTCACGAGGTCCTGACCGAGACTTTTTCCGTCCCGTACGGGCCGGACCAAAACACGGCCCTGACGCACGACTTCCAGTTGCGTCGTGTTACCGCGGCAACGAGCGACCCCGCGCTCTCTTCCGCATCCTCTTGGTCTTCGGCGCCCGGCGCCTCGTCCGTGTTGGCGGTCGCCTCGCTGTGGATGACGCTGGCGTTCGAGACCCTGACCGGCGGACGTGCAAG CCTGGCGAACAAGTACTCGTAG
- the cpm gene encoding carboxypeptidase M isoform X3, giving the protein MLRPFVLLLLLVPAAAAALDFRYHSNREMASYLLRINASNPDIAHLYSIGRSVAGQQLWVLALGLSPRHHTLGIPEFKYVANMHGNEVLGRELLLQLVDDLVRSYRANETWSIQILNSTRIHFLPTMNPDGFDQADTNCHLSQGRFNRNGVDLNRNFPDAFSGPRGRPDADAANREAEVQAVIGWLKTETFVLSANLHGGALVASYAYDNSNGGGELVGRASLTPDDDVFVHLAKVYSRNHANMHQGGRCGDQGPFKDGITNGFQWYPLAGGMQDYNYVWAQCLEVTLEVSCCKFPPAQQLPVLWTHNRKSLLAFVRQVHLGVKGRVLDASGAGVQNAAVEVAGRRNVSPFRTDKRGEYYRLLLPGKYTFTVTYPGHEVLTETFSVPYGPDQNTALTHDFQLRRVTAATSDPALSSASSWSSAPGASSVLAVASLWMTLAFETLTGGRARKSKSDIWTLENRLESGRLK; this is encoded by the exons ATGTTACGACCCTtcgtccttcttctcctcctcgtccccgccgccgccgccgcgctggACTTTCGTTACCACAGCAACAGGGAGATGGCGAGTTACCTCCTCCGGATCAACGCCTCCAACCCGGACATTGCGCACCTGTACAGCATCGGACGCTCGGTCGCAG gtCAACAGCTGTGGGTGTTGGCTTTGGGTTTGAGCCCCCGCCATCACACTCTCGGCATCCCCGAATTCAAGTATGTGGCCAACATGCACGGAAATGAG GTTTTGGGCCGTGAGCTGCTACTCCAGCTCGTGGATGACCTGGTGCGCAGCTACCGTGCCAACGAGACCTGGTCCATCCAGATATTGAACAGCACGCGCATCCACTTCCTGCCGACGATGAACCCGGACGGATTCGACCAGGCTGACACCAACTGTCACCTCAGCCAGGGAAG GTTCAACCGGAACGGAGTGGACCTGAACAGGAATTTCCCCGATGCCTTTTCCGGCCCGCGGGGGAGGCCCGACGCGGACGCCGCCAACAGAGAGGCTGAG GTTcaggctgtgattggctggttgaAGACGGAGACGTTCGTCCTCTCGGCCAACCTCCACGGCGGCGCCCTGGTGGCTAGCTACGCTTACGACAACAGTAACGGCG gCGGCGAGCTGGTGGGCCGGGCGAGCCTCACGCCCGACGACGACGTCTTTGTCCACCTGGCCAAGGTGTACTCGCGCAACCACGCTAACATGCACCAGGGGGGGCGCTGTGGAGACCAGGGACCATTCAAGGACGGCATCACCAACGGATTCCAGTGGTACCCGCTCGCAG GCGGCATGCAGGACTACAACTACGTGTGGGCGCAGTGCCTGGAGGTGACCTTGGAGGTGTCTTGCTGCAAGTTCCCCCCCGCCCAGCAACTTCCTGTCCTGTGGACGCACAACAGGAAGAGCCTGCTGGCCTTCGTCCGTCAGGTCCACTTGG GGGTCAAAGGCCGCGTGTTGGACGCGTCGGGAGCGGGGGTGCAGAACGCCGCGGTGGAGGTGGCCGGCCGCCGCAACGTGTCCCCGTTCAGGACGGACAAACGCGGAGAATACTACCGCCTGCTTCTGCCGGGGAAATACACGTTCACG GTGACGTATCCCGGTCACGAGGTCCTGACCGAGACTTTTTCCGTCCCGTACGGGCCGGACCAAAACACGGCCCTGACGCACGACTTCCAGTTGCGTCGTGTTACCGCGGCAACGAGCGACCCCGCGCTCTCTTCCGCATCCTCTTGGTCTTCGGCGCCCGGCGCCTCGTCCGTGTTGGCGGTCGCCTCGCTGTGGATGACGCTGGCGTTCGAGACCCTGACCGGCGGACGTGCAAG AAAGTCCAAGTCAGACATTTGGACTCTGGAAAACCGACTCGAAAGTGGTCGTTTGAAATGA
- the cpm gene encoding carboxypeptidase M isoform X1 yields MRMKERRRARRRRSVPVERSSCLPRAGARRRRRPRRRRAEGAQERVDVAGPRTRSRHVTTLRPSSPPRPRRRRRAGLSLPQQQGDGELPPPDQRLQPGHCAPVQHRTLGRRSTAVGVGFGFEPPPSHSRHPRIQVLGRELLLQLVDDLVRSYRANETWSIQILNSTRIHFLPTMNPDGFDQADTNCHLSQGRFNRNGVDLNRNFPDAFSGPRGRPDADAANREAEVQAVIGWLKTETFVLSANLHGGALVASYAYDNSNGGGELVGRASLTPDDDVFVHLAKVYSRNHANMHQGGRCGDQGPFKDGITNGFQWYPLAGGMQDYNYVWAQCLEVTLEVSCCKFPPAQQLPVLWTHNRKSLLAFVRQVHLGVKGRVLDASGAGVQNAAVEVAGRRNVSPFRTDKRGEYYRLLLPGKYTFTVTYPGHEVLTETFSVPYGPDQNTALTHDFQLRRVTAATSDPALSSASSWSSAPGASSVLAVASLWMTLAFETLTGGRARKSKSDIWTLENRLESGRLK; encoded by the exons ATGCGAATGAAGGAGCGCCGACGCGCCCGCAGGCGGCGCTCCGTCCCCGTCGAGCGGTCATCCTGTCTGCCGCGGGCGGGGGCGCGCCGTCGCAGGCGGCCCCGCCGACGCCGGGCTGAAGGAGCGCAGGAACGCGTGGACGTCGCCGGGCCGAGGACGCGAAGCAG GCATGTTACGACCCTtcgtccttcttctcctcctcgtccccgccgccgccgccgcgctggACTTTCGTTACCACAGCAACAGGGAGATGGCGAGTTACCTCCTCCGGATCAACGCCTCCAACCCGGACATTGCGCACCTGTACAGCATCGGACGCTCGGTCGCAG gtCAACAGCTGTGGGTGTTGGCTTTGGGTTTGAGCCCCCGCCATCACACTCTCGGCATCCCCGAATTCAA GTTTTGGGCCGTGAGCTGCTACTCCAGCTCGTGGATGACCTGGTGCGCAGCTACCGTGCCAACGAGACCTGGTCCATCCAGATATTGAACAGCACGCGCATCCACTTCCTGCCGACGATGAACCCGGACGGATTCGACCAGGCTGACACCAACTGTCACCTCAGCCAGGGAAG GTTCAACCGGAACGGAGTGGACCTGAACAGGAATTTCCCCGATGCCTTTTCCGGCCCGCGGGGGAGGCCCGACGCGGACGCCGCCAACAGAGAGGCTGAG GTTcaggctgtgattggctggttgaAGACGGAGACGTTCGTCCTCTCGGCCAACCTCCACGGCGGCGCCCTGGTGGCTAGCTACGCTTACGACAACAGTAACGGCG gCGGCGAGCTGGTGGGCCGGGCGAGCCTCACGCCCGACGACGACGTCTTTGTCCACCTGGCCAAGGTGTACTCGCGCAACCACGCTAACATGCACCAGGGGGGGCGCTGTGGAGACCAGGGACCATTCAAGGACGGCATCACCAACGGATTCCAGTGGTACCCGCTCGCAG GCGGCATGCAGGACTACAACTACGTGTGGGCGCAGTGCCTGGAGGTGACCTTGGAGGTGTCTTGCTGCAAGTTCCCCCCCGCCCAGCAACTTCCTGTCCTGTGGACGCACAACAGGAAGAGCCTGCTGGCCTTCGTCCGTCAGGTCCACTTGG GGGTCAAAGGCCGCGTGTTGGACGCGTCGGGAGCGGGGGTGCAGAACGCCGCGGTGGAGGTGGCCGGCCGCCGCAACGTGTCCCCGTTCAGGACGGACAAACGCGGAGAATACTACCGCCTGCTTCTGCCGGGGAAATACACGTTCACG GTGACGTATCCCGGTCACGAGGTCCTGACCGAGACTTTTTCCGTCCCGTACGGGCCGGACCAAAACACGGCCCTGACGCACGACTTCCAGTTGCGTCGTGTTACCGCGGCAACGAGCGACCCCGCGCTCTCTTCCGCATCCTCTTGGTCTTCGGCGCCCGGCGCCTCGTCCGTGTTGGCGGTCGCCTCGCTGTGGATGACGCTGGCGTTCGAGACCCTGACCGGCGGACGTGCAAG AAAGTCCAAGTCAGACATTTGGACTCTGGAAAACCGACTCGAAAGTGGTCGTTTGAAATGA